One Pseudomonas syringae CC1557 genomic window, CCTATCAATCTGGAGCGCAGATGTGAACAGACCGGGTAATCAACTTTTCGACAGCTATTTCACCCAGGCCGACATGCGCGGGATTTTCTCGGACCAGGGCCGGGTGCAGGGCATGCTCGATTTCGAGGCTGCTCTGGCTCGGGCGCAGGCGCAGGTTGGCCTGATTCCGGCCAGTGTCGTGGCCGACATCGAGCAGAACTGTCGTGCCGAACTGTTCGATTTCGACGCGCTCGCCATCGCCATTGGCAGTGCTGGCAATTCGGCGATTCCGCTGGTCAAGGCGTTGGGCAAGCAGATTGCCATACGCAGCCCGGAAGCCGAGCGTTACGTACACATGGGCGCGACCAGTCAGGATGTGATGGACAGCGGATTGGTGTTGCAACTTCGCCAGGCGATCATTGTGCTCGAACGCGACCTCTCGCACCTTGCAGAGTCGCTGGCTGAACAGGCACAGCGCCATGCGGGGACGCCGCTGGCCGGACGCACGTGGTTACAGCAAGCCACGCCTGTCACGCTGGGGATGAAGATCGCTGGCTGGCTGGGCGCTGTCACGCGCCATCGTCAACGGCTTGAAGAGATCAAACCGCGTCTGTTGTGCCTGCAATTCGGCGGCGCTTCCGGCAGTCTGGCGGCGCTGGGCGATCAGGCCTTCAAGGTCGCCGAAGCGCTGGCGAGCGAGCTGGGGCTGGAGCTCCCCGAGCAACCCTGGCATACCCAGCGCGATCGTCTGGTGGAATTTGCCAGTCTGCTGGGCATGATCGCGGGCAGCCTCGGCAAGCTAGGGCGCGACGTCAGCCTGTTGATGCAGACCGAAGTCGGCGAAGTATTCGAACCCTCGGCGCCGGGCAAGGGCGGCTCTTCGACCATGCCGCACAAGCGCAACCCGGTGGGCGCCGCAGTGATGATCAGCGCAGCAACGCGGGCGCCAGGGCTGGTGGCGACCATGCTCGCTGCGATGCCGCAGGAGCACGAGCGCAGCCTAGGCCTGTGGCATGCCGAGTGGGAGACCTTGCCGGAGCTGTGCTGTCTGGTTTCCGGTTCGCTGCAACAGGCGTTGCAGGCAGTTCCTGGTTTGCAGGTTGACGCCGAGCGCATGCGCCTCAATCTGGAGTCCACCCAAGGCCTGGTGCTGGCCGAAGCCGTGAGCATTGCGCTGGCGCAGCGCATTGGCAGGGACGCCGCACATCATCTGATAGAGCAATGCTGCCGTCGTGCGGTGGAGCAGGGCACGCACTTGCGTCAGGTACTCGGCGAAGACCCGCAGGTCAGCGAACAACTTTCTTCTGACGAGCTGGATCGCTTGCTGGATCCGGCGCATTACCTTGGTCAGGCCCGACACTGGGTCGAGCGCGCCGTGGCCGAACACATAAGGATTTCCCGATGACCGAAGACGAACGCTACGAAGCCGGCATGCAGGTGCGCCGCGCAGTGCTGGGTGACACACATGTCGATAACAGTCTGAGCAAGCTGACGCCGTTCAATGAAGAGTTTCAGGAAATGATCACCCGTCATGCCTGGGGCGACATCTGGACGCGTCCGGGGCTGCCGCGTCACACCCGCAGCCTGATCACCATTGCCATGCTGATCGGCATGAATCGCGAGGGCGAATTGCGTCTGCACCTGAAGGCCGCAAAAAACAACGGCGTGACCCGCGAAGAGATCAAGGAAGTGCTGATGCAGAGCGCCATCTATTGCGGCATCCCGGCGGCCAACGCTACGTTTCACCTGGCCGAAGCGGTCTGGGACGAAATGGGCGTGGAGTCGTTGAAGGACGACTGAAAGACTGTCTGATCAGTGCGAGAAAAACCGCCACTGTATTCAGCCGTGGCGGCTTTTTGCAGGGGGCTTCAGAGCAACGAAAGCGGATAGCTGACGATCACCCGGTTTTCATCGAACTGGTTGGTGCTGTAGTCACGGCGCATGGTCGAGTTGCGCCACTTCAGCGACAGGTTCTTGAACGCGCCGCTTTGCAGCACATAGCCTACTTCGGTTTCCCGAGCCCATTCTTCGCCGTCGGTTATCGCACCTGTGTGTACATTGTCACCGCTGATGTAGCGGTTCATCAGGCTCAGGCCGGGCACGC contains:
- a CDS encoding 3-carboxy-cis,cis-muconate cycloisomerase; the encoded protein is MNRPGNQLFDSYFTQADMRGIFSDQGRVQGMLDFEAALARAQAQVGLIPASVVADIEQNCRAELFDFDALAIAIGSAGNSAIPLVKALGKQIAIRSPEAERYVHMGATSQDVMDSGLVLQLRQAIIVLERDLSHLAESLAEQAQRHAGTPLAGRTWLQQATPVTLGMKIAGWLGAVTRHRQRLEEIKPRLLCLQFGGASGSLAALGDQAFKVAEALASELGLELPEQPWHTQRDRLVEFASLLGMIAGSLGKLGRDVSLLMQTEVGEVFEPSAPGKGGSSTMPHKRNPVGAAVMISAATRAPGLVATMLAAMPQEHERSLGLWHAEWETLPELCCLVSGSLQQALQAVPGLQVDAERMRLNLESTQGLVLAEAVSIALAQRIGRDAAHHLIEQCCRRAVEQGTHLRQVLGEDPQVSEQLSSDELDRLLDPAHYLGQARHWVERAVAEHIRISR
- the pcaC gene encoding 4-carboxymuconolactone decarboxylase yields the protein MTEDERYEAGMQVRRAVLGDTHVDNSLSKLTPFNEEFQEMITRHAWGDIWTRPGLPRHTRSLITIAMLIGMNREGELRLHLKAAKNNGVTREEIKEVLMQSAIYCGIPAANATFHLAEAVWDEMGVESLKDD